One genomic region from Campylobacter concisus encodes:
- a CDS encoding YebC/PmpR family DNA-binding transcriptional regulator, whose amino-acid sequence MGRAFEYRRAAKEARWDKMSKVFPKLAKAITVAAKDGGCDPDMNPKLRAAIAAAKAENMPKDNIDAAIKRANGKDSADIKTIFYDGKAAHGVQIIVECATDNPTRTVANVKAIFSKNGGEILPSGSLSFMFTRKSVFELEKPSVDIEEIELELIDYGLSDIEADDETLFVYGDYANFGTLHEGIEKLNLVVKKASLQYLPNQTVNLSEEQMLEVERLLDKLEDDDDVQAVYTNIE is encoded by the coding sequence ATGGGACGAGCATTTGAGTACCGAAGAGCGGCAAAAGAAGCTAGATGGGATAAGATGAGCAAGGTATTTCCAAAACTTGCAAAGGCTATAACAGTAGCGGCAAAAGATGGCGGATGTGATCCGGATATGAACCCTAAACTTCGCGCAGCTATCGCAGCGGCAAAAGCTGAAAATATGCCAAAAGATAACATCGATGCAGCTATAAAAAGAGCAAATGGCAAAGATAGCGCCGATATTAAGACTATTTTTTATGACGGCAAAGCAGCTCACGGCGTGCAAATTATCGTTGAGTGTGCGACCGACAATCCAACAAGAACGGTTGCCAATGTTAAAGCGATATTTAGCAAAAATGGTGGAGAAATTTTACCAAGTGGCAGCCTTAGCTTTATGTTTACAAGAAAGAGCGTTTTTGAGCTTGAAAAACCAAGCGTAGACATTGAAGAGATCGAGCTTGAGCTGATAGATTATGGTCTAAGCGATATCGAGGCTGACGATGAGACGCTATTTGTATACGGTGATTATGCAAATTTTGGCACACTTCATGAAGGTATCGAAAAGCTAAATTTAGTGGTTAAAAAAGCTTCACTTCAATACTTACCAAATCAAACCGTGAATCTAAGCGAAGAGCAAATGCTTGAGGTTGAGAGACTTCTTGATAAGCTAGAAGATGATGATGATGTTCAAGCAGTTTATACAAATATCGAATAA
- a CDS encoding heavy-metal-associated domain-containing protein: MKTFEANNIHCQNCANTIKNALEDYFGEIKVDLSKEPRQVSLDIKDSDVEKFKSEMADLGFDIIKEL, translated from the coding sequence ATGAAAACATTTGAAGCAAACAATATCCACTGCCAAAACTGCGCAAACACTATAAAAAACGCACTTGAAGATTACTTTGGCGAGATAAAAGTTGATCTTAGCAAAGAGCCAAGACAAGTTAGTCTTGATATAAAAGATAGCGATGTTGAGAAATTTAAGTCTGAAATGGCTGATTTGGGATTTGATATAATAAAAGAGCTCTGA
- the argH gene encoding argininosuccinate lyase → MKKDENAHKKMWEGRFSEASSKLLEEFNASINFDKNLFEEDIAGSKAHAKMLGVCGILKKDESEAIIRGLDEVLSEIRAGKFEFKLEDEDIHMAVEKRLSQIIGAELGGRLHTARSRNDQVALDFKFYVLKKNLEISSCIKELIATLTNLAKNHKDTLMPGYTHLQHAQPVSLSYHLLAYAFMFKRDFERFVGSYERNNLSPLGSAALAGTPHKIDRTIVASELGFAGCTQNAMDSVSDRDFALEILFNISVFMTHASRLCEELILWSSQEFGFVSISDAYSTGSSIMPQKKNPDVAELIRGKTGRVNGNLVALLTTMKGLPLAYNKDMQEDKEGVFDSVSTILSSATILNEMIKTAKFNEKNMLKATKTGHLSATDLADYLVREKNIPFRTAHFITGKAVAKAENLGLDLSELNEEQLKSVDENLDANAIKFLDLYASKEARTSKGGTANKSVDEQIEILDYWL, encoded by the coding sequence ATGAAAAAAGATGAAAACGCACATAAAAAGATGTGGGAGGGTAGATTTAGCGAGGCTAGCTCGAAGCTGCTTGAGGAATTTAATGCCTCTATAAATTTTGATAAAAATCTTTTTGAAGAAGATATTGCCGGTAGCAAGGCTCACGCAAAGATGCTTGGGGTTTGCGGAATTTTGAAAAAAGATGAGTCAGAGGCAATCATAAGGGGGCTTGATGAGGTTTTATCTGAGATAAGAGCAGGTAAATTTGAGTTTAAGTTAGAAGATGAAGATATACATATGGCAGTTGAGAAGCGCCTTAGCCAGATCATCGGAGCTGAGCTTGGTGGTAGATTGCACACAGCTAGAAGCAGAAACGACCAAGTTGCGCTTGATTTTAAATTTTACGTTTTGAAGAAAAATTTAGAAATTTCTTCATGTATAAAAGAGCTCATCGCCACGCTTACAAATTTGGCAAAAAACCACAAAGATACGCTAATGCCAGGCTACACACATCTTCAACACGCTCAGCCAGTAAGCCTTAGCTATCACTTGCTAGCATATGCATTTATGTTTAAAAGAGATTTCGAGCGTTTTGTTGGCTCATATGAGCGAAACAACCTAAGTCCGCTTGGTTCAGCAGCCCTTGCAGGCACTCCTCATAAGATAGATAGAACTATCGTTGCAAGTGAGCTTGGCTTTGCAGGTTGCACGCAAAATGCGATGGATAGCGTGAGCGACCGTGATTTTGCGCTGGAAATTTTATTTAACATTAGCGTTTTTATGACGCACGCTTCTAGGCTTTGCGAGGAGCTCATACTTTGGAGCTCGCAAGAATTTGGCTTTGTAAGCATCAGTGACGCTTATAGTACAGGAAGCTCTATCATGCCACAGAAGAAAAACCCTGATGTAGCCGAACTCATACGCGGTAAAACTGGACGTGTAAATGGAAATTTAGTAGCGCTACTAACTACGATGAAGGGTCTGCCGCTTGCTTATAATAAAGATATGCAAGAAGATAAAGAGGGTGTGTTTGACAGCGTCTCAACCATTTTAAGCTCGGCTACCATCCTAAATGAGATGATAAAAACGGCTAAATTTAATGAAAAAAACATGTTAAAAGCGACAAAAACTGGACATCTAAGTGCCACTGATTTGGCGGATTATTTAGTGCGTGAAAAAAATATTCCATTTAGAACGGCGCATTTTATCACAGGCAAAGCTGTCGCAAAGGCTGAAAACTTGGGACTTGATTTAAGTGAATTAAACGAAGAGCAGCTAAAAAGTGTGGATGAAAATTTAGATGCAAATGCTATTAAATTTTTAGATCTTTATGCTTCCAAAGAGGCACGCACTTCAAAAGGCGGCACGGCAAATAAAAGCGTTGATGAGCAGATAGAAATTTTAGATTACTGGCTCTAA
- a CDS encoding heavy metal translocating P-type ATPase, translating into MSLKVKLNIAGMSCVNCSNAIEKVSKKIDGVLEANVNFANASGEFVLKDASVREILEQKIKKLGYFVATDIDEFEAKRKAHIRNIRNKFIFAFIASIVIMALEMFAPHSMLVNLAMLALAFLVLIFSGKGFFTHAYEAVKNRNYDMNVLVALGSGSAFLYSLFVVLFEKFLPNDLKNIYVSGVAMIIAFVLLGKYLEERSKAKAGDYLKRLLKISPKTAFLLMPDGRSKEVPVNELKIGDIVVVKNGYNVPCDGVIVQGGAEIDASMLTGESLPVYKEVGDNVFAGTLNTNGYISVKMAKSSFESLLSQILSLLNDASTKKMPIGRLADKIANIFVPSVVAISVLTFLAWIIFDGNFAYAISCAICVLIISCPCALGLATPIAIVSSLARGAKAGILVKNPEVLELIKDAKFVAFDKTGTLSKGQISVKSSNLSEQDLALIASAENLSEHLISKAIVRYAKQKCIDLQKLNGKFQNIVGQGIIYEDENNQIIIGNEKLLLANEVSLNPDESKAIKGATNDGSGIILCAINKKFVGFLTLSDELKDEASDVINELSSLNLQSVILSGDDKKVVASIAKKLNVSKYHANMLPEDKFNEIKELASHGGVIFVGDGVNDSPSLKEASVGIAMNSGSDIAKGAGDIVLVKNDLHGVTGLVRLANATIANIKENLFWAFMYNAICIPVAAGVFYPVFGLLLNPVYGSMAMCFSSVTVVLNALRLRYLRLKD; encoded by the coding sequence ATGTCTTTAAAAGTCAAGCTAAATATAGCGGGAATGAGCTGCGTAAACTGCTCAAATGCTATCGAAAAGGTTTCAAAAAAGATAGATGGAGTACTTGAAGCAAATGTAAATTTTGCAAACGCAAGCGGCGAGTTTGTCCTAAAAGACGCGAGTGTGCGTGAAATTTTAGAGCAAAAGATAAAGAAGCTTGGCTATTTTGTGGCAACTGATATTGATGAGTTTGAAGCAAAAAGAAAAGCTCACATTAGAAATATTAGAAATAAATTTATATTTGCATTTATCGCAAGTATCGTAATAATGGCACTTGAGATGTTTGCACCTCACAGCATGCTAGTAAATTTAGCTATGCTAGCTTTGGCATTTTTAGTTCTTATTTTTAGCGGCAAAGGCTTTTTTACTCATGCCTACGAAGCGGTAAAAAATAGAAATTACGATATGAATGTGCTTGTCGCTCTTGGAAGTGGTAGTGCGTTTTTATACTCGCTTTTTGTAGTGCTTTTTGAAAAATTTCTACCAAATGATCTAAAAAATATCTATGTTTCAGGCGTAGCGATGATAATAGCTTTTGTGCTTCTTGGCAAGTATCTTGAAGAGCGTTCAAAGGCAAAAGCAGGGGATTATCTAAAGAGACTACTTAAAATTTCTCCAAAAACTGCATTTTTACTTATGCCAGATGGAAGAAGCAAAGAAGTACCAGTAAATGAGCTAAAAATAGGAGATATCGTCGTTGTAAAGAATGGCTACAATGTTCCATGTGACGGTGTGATAGTCCAAGGCGGAGCTGAAATCGATGCTTCGATGCTAACGGGCGAGAGCCTGCCAGTTTATAAAGAAGTGGGCGACAATGTATTTGCAGGTACATTAAATACAAATGGCTATATAAGTGTCAAGATGGCAAAAAGCTCGTTTGAAAGCTTGCTATCTCAAATTTTAAGCTTACTAAATGATGCTAGTACGAAAAAGATGCCAATAGGCAGGCTCGCTGATAAGATAGCAAATATCTTTGTGCCAAGCGTGGTAGCGATATCGGTGCTTACGTTTTTGGCTTGGATCATTTTTGATGGAAATTTTGCTTATGCGATCTCTTGTGCGATCTGCGTTTTAATAATCTCATGCCCATGCGCTCTTGGACTTGCTACGCCAATAGCAATAGTAAGCTCGCTTGCACGTGGTGCAAAAGCTGGAATTTTAGTAAAAAATCCAGAAGTTTTAGAGCTAATAAAAGATGCTAAATTTGTAGCATTTGACAAAACTGGCACACTTAGTAAAGGGCAAATCAGCGTCAAAAGCTCAAATTTAAGCGAGCAAGATTTAGCTCTTATCGCTTCTGCTGAAAATTTAAGTGAGCATCTCATCTCAAAAGCTATCGTTAGATATGCAAAACAAAAATGTATAGATTTACAAAAGCTAAATGGTAAATTTCAAAATATTGTCGGGCAAGGCATCATCTATGAGGATGAGAATAATCAGATAATAATCGGAAACGAAAAGCTGCTTTTGGCAAATGAAGTGAGTTTAAATCCGGATGAAAGTAAAGCTATAAAAGGGGCTACAAATGATGGAAGTGGCATCATACTTTGTGCTATAAATAAAAAATTTGTTGGTTTTTTAACGCTTAGTGATGAGCTAAAAGACGAAGCAAGCGATGTTATAAACGAGCTTAGTAGTCTAAATTTACAAAGTGTGATCCTCTCAGGCGATGACAAGAAAGTAGTTGCAAGTATCGCCAAGAAGCTAAATGTAAGCAAATATCACGCAAATATGTTGCCTGAAGATAAATTTAATGAGATAAAAGAGCTTGCAAGCCACGGTGGCGTTATCTTTGTTGGAGATGGCGTAAATGACTCACCATCACTTAAAGAAGCAAGTGTTGGTATCGCTATGAACTCAGGCTCAGATATAGCAAAAGGTGCTGGAGATATCGTGCTTGTTAAAAATGATTTGCATGGTGTGACAGGACTGGTTAGACTGGCAAATGCTACTATAGCAAACATAAAAGAAAATTTGTTTTGGGCGTTTATGTATAACGCTATTTGCATCCCAGTTGCTGCTGGTGTGTTTTATCCAGTCTTTGGACTACTTTTAAATCCAGTTTATGGCTCAATGGCGATGTGTTTTAGCTCAGTCACAGTGGTTTTAAACGCACTTAGACTTAGATATCTACGACTTAAGGATTAA
- a CDS encoding cation:dicarboxylate symporter family transporter, translated as MNNTKKQGNLAVRLFTNLAFWVVIGIVGGVIVGMVAPELGIASKPGIDYFIKALKILIGPIIFLTIVSGIVGLESLKDLGSIGLKAFIYFEIVSTLALAVGIIFGETLRPGHGMNLDYTQLDASSVAKFTSQAANMDANSGFVAHTLHLLRGAVPVDDIFPYVHILDPFIKSNTLQVLFMAIIVAIVLSLLAHDKKQACLKPLEFIQHYVLKLLSWLMLFSPVAAFSAMAYLIGKFGIGTLLGMMELLVVMALASCFFIFVVLGIICYFAKINVFKFMRFISKEVLVVFATSSSETALAPLMQKLESAGINRGAVGLIIPTGYSFNLDCTNIYLSLSVIFLAQAFNIPLSFEHLISILIVLMITSKGAVGVTGSGFVVLAGTLSALPSTGIPVVTVAVLLGVDKFMSEMRAVGNLCGNAVGCMIVSIWDKKVDMDKFRYALDHPEEFHFHS; from the coding sequence ATGAATAATACTAAAAAGCAAGGAAATCTTGCTGTAAGATTATTTACCAATCTTGCCTTTTGGGTTGTGATCGGTATTGTTGGTGGCGTTATCGTTGGCATGGTCGCACCTGAGCTTGGTATAGCAAGCAAGCCAGGCATTGATTATTTTATAAAAGCACTTAAAATTTTAATCGGCCCTATTATCTTTTTAACGATCGTTTCAGGTATCGTTGGGCTTGAGAGTTTAAAAGATCTTGGGTCTATTGGATTAAAGGCATTTATCTATTTTGAGATAGTTAGCACACTTGCACTTGCTGTCGGTATCATCTTTGGCGAGACACTTCGTCCAGGACATGGTATGAATCTTGACTATACTCAGCTTGATGCCTCAAGCGTAGCTAAATTTACATCTCAAGCTGCAAATATGGACGCAAATAGTGGGTTTGTAGCACATACACTTCATCTTTTAAGAGGTGCAGTGCCAGTAGATGACATTTTCCCATACGTGCATATACTTGATCCATTTATAAAATCAAACACACTTCAAGTACTTTTTATGGCTATTATCGTTGCCATCGTGCTTTCGCTGCTAGCTCATGATAAAAAACAAGCTTGCCTAAAGCCACTTGAATTTATCCAGCACTATGTCTTAAAACTTCTTAGTTGGCTTATGCTCTTTAGCCCAGTGGCTGCATTTTCAGCTATGGCTTATCTAATCGGCAAATTTGGTATCGGAACGCTTCTTGGCATGATGGAGCTTTTGGTTGTTATGGCACTTGCGAGCTGCTTTTTTATCTTTGTCGTGCTTGGCATTATTTGCTATTTTGCAAAAATCAATGTCTTTAAATTTATGCGTTTTATTTCAAAAGAGGTATTGGTAGTCTTTGCGACAAGCTCGAGCGAAACAGCTCTTGCGCCACTTATGCAAAAGCTAGAATCAGCTGGTATAAATAGAGGCGCAGTTGGACTTATTATCCCGACTGGCTACTCATTTAACCTTGACTGCACCAACATCTATCTAAGTCTAAGTGTTATTTTCCTAGCTCAAGCATTTAACATCCCACTAAGTTTTGAGCATCTAATAAGTATACTAATCGTACTAATGATCACAAGTAAAGGCGCTGTTGGCGTTACGGGATCTGGTTTTGTCGTCCTTGCAGGCACACTAAGCGCACTCCCAAGCACTGGCATACCAGTCGTAACCGTGGCCGTACTACTTGGCGTTGATAAATTTATGTCAGAGATGCGTGCAGTTGGTAATCTCTGCGGTAACGCGGTTGGCTGCATGATAGTTTCTATCTGGGATAAAAAAGTCGATATGGATAAATTTAGATATGCGCTAGATCATCCAGAAGAATTTCACTTTCACTCATAA
- a CDS encoding peptidylprolyl isomerase, which translates to MRFDELKVYDINLDELKKDKFVVLETDKGEIRLELFAEEAPQAVANFIHLIKSGFYNGLNFHRVIPNFVIQGGCPNGTGTGGPGWRIKCECDNQKVKHERGSLSMAHAGRDTGGSQFFICHSKQPHLDGVHTVFGKCVDEESLKVLDAIRQGDKIISAKIRESL; encoded by the coding sequence ATGCGTTTTGATGAATTAAAAGTTTATGATATAAATTTAGACGAGCTTAAAAAAGATAAATTTGTAGTTTTAGAGACAGACAAAGGCGAGATCAGACTTGAACTTTTTGCCGAGGAAGCTCCACAAGCTGTCGCAAATTTTATCCATTTGATAAAATCAGGCTTTTATAATGGTCTAAATTTTCACAGAGTTATACCAAATTTTGTCATCCAAGGCGGTTGTCCAAATGGCACAGGTACAGGCGGTCCTGGCTGGAGAATAAAATGCGAATGCGACAACCAAAAGGTAAAACACGAGCGCGGTAGCCTAAGCATGGCTCACGCGGGGCGTGATACTGGCGGATCACAGTTTTTCATCTGTCATAGCAAACAACCTCATCTTGATGGCGTACATACAGTCTTTGGAAAATGCGTTGATGAAGAGAGCCTAAAGGTGCTTGACGCTATAAGACAAGGCGATAAGATCATCTCTGCTAAGATCAGAGAAAGCCTGTAA
- a CDS encoding GNAT family N-acetyltransferase, with amino-acid sequence MIQNAQKQDAKRCIKLLNLAMEDIAYKLSGYDDPIKSDEILEIFFKSETNRLSYKNVFVYKYNEEIIAAMCAYFGGDAAMLDREISQHLVALGKDAQVEKECFDDEFYIDSIAVDENFRGQGLAKELIRHSFVKAKELGHKKVSLIVDTNKPKVRKFYESLGFKFNVKKIVNLHEYDHMIKEII; translated from the coding sequence ATGATACAAAATGCTCAAAAACAAGATGCAAAAAGATGCATAAAGCTACTAAATCTAGCAATGGAGGATATCGCCTACAAGCTAAGTGGCTACGATGATCCTATTAAAAGTGATGAAATTTTAGAAATTTTTTTCAAAAGTGAGACAAATAGACTTAGCTATAAAAATGTCTTTGTTTATAAATATAATGAGGAAATTATCGCTGCGATGTGTGCTTACTTTGGTGGCGATGCGGCAATGCTTGATAGAGAAATTTCACAACATTTAGTGGCTCTTGGCAAAGACGCTCAAGTAGAAAAAGAGTGTTTTGATGATGAGTTTTATATAGATAGTATCGCTGTTGATGAAAATTTTAGAGGCCAAGGGCTTGCAAAAGAGCTTATAAGGCATTCATTTGTCAAGGCAAAAGAGCTAGGGCATAAAAAGGTTTCATTAATAGTAGATACAAACAAGCCAAAAGTTCGTAAATTTTACGAGAGTTTGGGCTTTAAATTTAATGTTAAGAAAATTGTAAATTTACATGAATACGACCATATGATAAAGGAGATAATATGA
- a CDS encoding oxidoreductase, whose translation MKLGELYSVVAAALATNFSGILDVSSFMRIKKTNAWITQTNSEANKKGNELYAKFIKDESSAALCDDFVILKSKFEASYYFSSAKDDLAQFYKAINFQPKIGEVDSISNQLILIANILKSEASKESMKLLAAFSVSFFLPYAKQLSKDIQKDATSNFYKSMGYFLEDFCLVLETIIGKA comes from the coding sequence TTGAAACTTGGAGAACTTTATAGTGTTGTAGCGGCTGCACTTGCTACAAATTTTAGTGGCATTTTAGATGTTTCATCTTTTATGCGTATCAAAAAGACAAATGCGTGGATAACGCAGACAAATAGCGAAGCAAATAAAAAAGGTAACGAGCTTTATGCCAAATTTATCAAAGATGAAAGTAGTGCGGCTTTATGTGATGATTTTGTCATTTTAAAGTCAAAATTTGAGGCAAGTTACTATTTTTCTTCTGCAAAAGATGATCTAGCTCAATTTTATAAAGCTATAAATTTTCAGCCAAAAATTGGCGAGGTTGATAGCATCTCAAATCAGCTAATTTTAATAGCAAATATTTTAAAAAGTGAAGCATCTAAGGAGTCTATGAAGCTTCTTGCAGCTTTTAGTGTCTCATTTTTCTTGCCTTATGCTAAACAGCTTTCAAAAGATATCCAAAAAGACGCAACTAGCAATTTTTATAAATCAATGGGATATTTTTTAGAGGATTTTTGCTTAGTTCTAGAAACTATTATTGGTAAGGCTTAG